Proteins encoded in a region of the Bradyrhizobium sp. CB3481 genome:
- a CDS encoding YihY/virulence factor BrkB family protein — protein MGVLWRIVKAAVSGYVANDALSRGASIAFYAATSLAPVLLIVVAIAGLAFGQDAARAAISEELGRLLGPSGGDFIKSILARSSDPTSGATATIVGVVTVLITASGVFGEMRTALNLTFKAKPAAEPIFSLIRSRAASLGLVAALGFMLIVSLAASTALSALEQWSAGKAVLSAVNTFVSLAIFTLLFAAIYRVMPDTTISWRHLLLGAFVTAVLFTVGKSLIGWYLGQAAPSSTYGAAGALIVLMFWVYYSAQIFLFGAELTKAIFDARHPAAHEEGEEQFDIA, from the coding sequence ATGGGCGTGCTTTGGCGGATCGTGAAAGCCGCTGTCTCGGGCTATGTGGCAAACGATGCCCTCAGCCGTGGCGCTTCCATCGCCTTCTATGCCGCCACGTCGCTGGCGCCTGTGCTTCTGATCGTCGTTGCGATCGCCGGCCTGGCGTTTGGGCAAGACGCGGCCCGCGCCGCTATCAGTGAAGAGCTCGGCCGATTGCTGGGGCCGTCCGGCGGCGACTTCATCAAATCCATCCTTGCCCGATCGAGCGATCCGACGTCCGGCGCGACCGCGACCATTGTTGGCGTCGTCACGGTGCTGATAACGGCATCCGGCGTCTTCGGCGAGATGCGCACGGCGTTGAACTTAACGTTCAAGGCGAAGCCAGCTGCCGAGCCGATCTTCTCGCTGATCCGCAGCCGGGCCGCCAGCCTTGGTCTCGTGGCTGCGCTCGGCTTCATGCTGATCGTCTCATTGGCGGCGAGCACCGCGCTGTCGGCGCTGGAACAATGGTCTGCCGGCAAGGCGGTGCTCAGTGCGGTGAACACGTTCGTGTCGCTGGCCATCTTCACCCTGCTGTTCGCAGCAATCTACAGGGTGATGCCCGATACGACGATCTCCTGGCGTCACCTGCTGCTGGGCGCATTTGTCACAGCCGTGCTGTTCACCGTCGGTAAATCGCTGATCGGCTGGTACCTGGGTCAAGCGGCGCCCAGCTCGACCTACGGCGCGGCCGGCGCGTTAATCGTCCTGATGTTCTGGGTCTACTACTCCGCACAGATATTCCTGTTCGGTGCAGAACTGACCAAAGCGATCTTTGATGCACGCCATCCGGCGGCGCACGAGGAGGGCGAGGAACAATTCGATATCGCCTGA
- a CDS encoding DUF3618 domain-containing protein, whose protein sequence is MSGFISHKTHSWLDALKQQAMDNPMQAVAAGTAVAVPVLRLARGFPLPLLMIGAGLALSSKTVRDRAAEAAEPALEKVREVFEETTEHAQSLGEGMKKVMSHAERQAAGMADETQSTADGMADTASGMAGDLRDRATQAADAVASKVRSGMDAASEMAKERMEQVRSTATAAPETASKVIRDNAALIGGLGVAIGAIIAASLPSTRAEAQVIGKASDNVKRAAGTAAQSGFEAAKEAALSAAEAAAKSVSDADLGGHASRITEGVTERLKEVADDVVTTAFDPSQTQNEHN, encoded by the coding sequence GTGAGTGGCTTCATCAGTCATAAGACGCATAGCTGGCTGGATGCGCTGAAGCAGCAGGCCATGGACAACCCGATGCAGGCCGTTGCTGCCGGCACGGCGGTTGCCGTCCCGGTGCTGCGTCTCGCCCGCGGTTTCCCGCTGCCGCTCCTGATGATCGGCGCCGGCCTTGCACTGAGCTCAAAGACCGTTCGCGACCGCGCCGCGGAGGCTGCGGAGCCCGCCCTTGAGAAGGTTAGGGAGGTCTTCGAGGAGACCACCGAACACGCGCAATCGCTCGGCGAGGGGATGAAGAAGGTGATGTCGCACGCCGAGCGTCAGGCCGCCGGCATGGCCGACGAGACTCAATCAACCGCGGACGGAATGGCAGATACGGCGAGCGGAATGGCTGGTGATTTGAGGGATCGCGCGACGCAAGCCGCCGACGCCGTTGCCAGTAAGGTCCGGTCCGGCATGGACGCCGCTTCAGAGATGGCGAAGGAGCGAATGGAGCAGGTTCGCTCGACGGCGACGGCAGCTCCTGAGACGGCCAGCAAGGTGATCCGCGACAACGCAGCCTTGATCGGCGGCCTCGGCGTCGCGATCGGCGCGATCATTGCCGCGTCCCTTCCCAGTACAAGGGCTGAGGCACAGGTCATCGGAAAGGCGAGCGACAACGTCAAGCGTGCTGCGGGCACGGCGGCACAATCCGGTTTCGAAGCTGCCAAAGAAGCCGCGCTTTCTGCTGCCGAGGCTGCGGCCAAAAGCGTTTCCGACGCAGACCTCGGCGGGCACGCCAGCCGTATCACCGAAGGCGTGACTGAAAGACTCAAAGAGGTGGCCGACGATGTCGTGACGACGGCCTTCGATCCTTCCCAAACCCAGAACGAACACAATTAA
- a CDS encoding phage holin family protein encodes MSTKTDLRTISHLFGDALSQFSKLFQNEIDLAKAELGEKVQQIGSAAGLIAAGAVLVIPAIVMALFALSAALIAGGWSQPVAYLISAIVAAVLAGILFAVGMSRLDARHLAPRETLRQLEKDRETVKGMVR; translated from the coding sequence ATGAGCACGAAAACCGATCTTCGGACAATCTCGCATCTCTTCGGCGATGCGCTGTCGCAATTTTCAAAGCTGTTCCAGAATGAGATCGATCTCGCCAAGGCCGAGCTCGGCGAGAAGGTCCAGCAAATCGGTAGCGCCGCCGGCCTTATCGCCGCCGGCGCGGTGCTGGTCATTCCCGCGATCGTCATGGCGCTGTTCGCACTGTCGGCAGCCTTGATCGCCGGCGGATGGTCGCAGCCGGTTGCTTATCTGATCTCCGCGATCGTCGCCGCGGTGCTCGCAGGCATCCTGTTTGCGGTCGGTATGAGCCGGCTCGACGCACGTCATCTGGCGCCGCGAGAGACGCTGCGCCAGCTCGAAAAGGACAGGGAGACGGTGAAGGGAATGGTGCGATGA
- the secE gene encoding preprotein translocase subunit SecE has product MAFSPFKFLQEVRSETAKVTWPTRRETTITTIMVFVMVALASIFFFTSDLIIRYVVTFLLGVH; this is encoded by the coding sequence ATGGCTTTCAGCCCGTTCAAATTCCTGCAGGAAGTGCGCTCGGAGACCGCCAAGGTCACCTGGCCGACCCGCCGCGAGACGACGATCACCACGATCATGGTGTTCGTGATGGTTGCCTTGGCTTCGATCTTCTTCTTCACCTCGGATTTGATCATCCGCTACGTCGTCACTTTCCTGCTGGGCGTCCACTGA
- the nusG gene encoding transcription termination/antitermination protein NusG, with amino-acid sequence MDKRWYIVHAYSNFEKKVAESIREQAKQRGLEELFDQILVPTEKVTEVRRGRKIDAERKFFPGYVLVKMKLTDEAFHLIKNTPKVTGFLGAENKPMPISESEAMRILHQVQEGVERPKASVSFEIGENVRVADGPFASFSGVVEEIDEARSRVKVAVSIFGRATPVELEFGQVEKV; translated from the coding sequence ATGGACAAGCGCTGGTATATCGTTCACGCCTATTCGAATTTTGAGAAGAAGGTGGCGGAATCGATCCGCGAGCAGGCGAAGCAGCGCGGCCTGGAGGAACTGTTCGACCAGATTCTGGTGCCGACCGAAAAGGTTACCGAGGTGCGCCGCGGCCGCAAGATCGACGCCGAGCGCAAGTTCTTCCCGGGCTATGTGCTGGTGAAGATGAAGCTGACCGACGAGGCGTTCCATCTCATCAAGAACACGCCCAAGGTGACCGGCTTCCTCGGCGCCGAAAACAAGCCGATGCCGATCTCGGAGTCCGAGGCGATGCGGATCCTGCACCAGGTGCAGGAAGGCGTCGAACGTCCGAAGGCATCGGTGTCGTTCGAAATCGGCGAGAACGTGCGGGTGGCCGATGGCCCGTTTGCCTCGTTCTCCGGCGTGGTTGAAGAAATTGACGAAGCGCGCTCGCGCGTGAAGGTCGCAGTGTCGATCTTCGGCCGCGCCACGCCCGTCGAACTGGAATTCGGTCAGGTCGAGAAGGTCTGA
- the rplK gene encoding 50S ribosomal protein L11: MAKKVTGYLKLQVPAGAANPSPPIGPALGQRGLNIMEFCKAFNAQTQKEEKNTPIPVIITIYADRSFTFEMKTPPMSHFLKQAAKIQSGSKAPGRDKAGKVTKAQVREIAEKKMKDLNCDTIESAMKMVEGSARSMGLEVAG, from the coding sequence ATGGCAAAGAAAGTGACCGGATACCTGAAGCTTCAGGTCCCGGCCGGTGCGGCGAATCCTTCGCCCCCGATCGGTCCCGCGCTTGGTCAGCGCGGTCTCAACATCATGGAATTCTGCAAGGCGTTCAACGCCCAGACGCAGAAGGAAGAAAAGAACACCCCGATTCCGGTGATCATCACCATCTATGCGGACCGTTCCTTCACCTTCGAGATGAAGACGCCGCCGATGTCCCACTTCCTCAAGCAGGCCGCCAAGATCCAGTCCGGTTCGAAAGCCCCGGGCCGCGACAAGGCCGGCAAGGTGACGAAAGCGCAGGTGCGCGAGATCGCCGAGAAGAAGATGAAGGATCTCAATTGCGATACCATCGAATCGGCCATGAAGATGGTCGAGGGCTCCGCCCGTTCGATGGGTCTGGAAGTTGCGGGGTAA
- the rplA gene encoding 50S ribosomal protein L1, whose product MAIGKRLKKVREGIDREKLYPLADAIKMVKERATSKFDETIEIAINLGVDPRHADQMVRGVVNLPNGTGRTLRVGVFARGAKAEEAKAAGADVVGAEDLVEKVQGGNIDFDRCIATPDMMPLVGRLGKVLGPRGMMPNPKIGTVTMDVTSAVKGAKGGSVEFRVEKAGIVQAGVGKASFSEEKLVQNVKALADAVSKAKPAGAKGTYIQRVAVSSTMGPGVKVEPGTLLG is encoded by the coding sequence ATGGCAATCGGAAAACGTTTGAAGAAGGTCCGCGAAGGCATCGACCGCGAGAAGCTCTACCCGCTCGCGGATGCCATCAAGATGGTCAAGGAACGCGCCACGTCGAAGTTCGACGAGACGATCGAGATCGCGATCAATCTCGGCGTCGACCCGCGTCACGCCGACCAGATGGTCCGCGGCGTCGTCAACCTGCCGAACGGCACCGGCCGCACGTTGCGCGTCGGCGTGTTTGCTCGCGGCGCCAAGGCGGAAGAAGCCAAGGCTGCGGGTGCTGACGTCGTCGGCGCCGAAGACCTGGTCGAGAAGGTGCAGGGCGGCAACATCGATTTCGATCGCTGCATCGCCACCCCCGACATGATGCCGCTGGTCGGCCGCCTCGGTAAGGTGCTCGGTCCGCGCGGCATGATGCCGAATCCGAAGATCGGCACCGTGACGATGGACGTCACCTCGGCCGTGAAGGGCGCCAAGGGCGGCTCGGTCGAATTCCGCGTCGAGAAGGCCGGCATCGTGCAGGCCGGTGTCGGCAAGGCGTCGTTCTCCGAGGAAAAGCTGGTGCAGAACGTCAAGGCGCTGGCGGATGCGGTGTCCAAGGCCAAGCCGGCCGGCGCCAAGGGCACCTACATCCAGCGCGTGGCGGTCTCCTCCACCATGGGCCCGGGCGTCAAGGTCGAGCCCGGCACACTGCTCGGCTAG
- a CDS encoding 2-hydroxyacid dehydrogenase, whose protein sequence is MPEKVLIYSRFPKAQMERFGERFELLNAAGKPPNEVFPADQLADIRAMITAGGTPLRGEAMDMLPKLGAIICYGTGYDGVDLAAAAKRNIAVGHSPGANAASVADIAVTLMLATTRRLLVADDYVRGGSWAAAKPSPMMRPQAGMPGRKIGIYGMGEIGRKIAARVAAFETEVGYFSRSKHDVPYQYFPSLDALAEWCSVLMIAVRAGADTHHVVNADILRRLGKDGYVVNISRGSVIDQAALVAALTDQTIAGAGLDVYAKEPHAPDALTALPNVVLSPHIGGHTLESHVAMQNCVLENLEAFFAGKPLAYPVTS, encoded by the coding sequence ATGCCCGAGAAGGTCCTGATCTATTCGCGCTTTCCAAAGGCCCAGATGGAGCGTTTCGGCGAACGGTTTGAACTGCTGAACGCCGCTGGCAAGCCGCCCAATGAAGTGTTCCCGGCCGACCAGCTGGCCGACATTCGCGCGATGATCACCGCGGGCGGTACGCCGCTTCGCGGCGAAGCGATGGACATGCTGCCCAAGCTCGGCGCGATCATTTGCTACGGCACCGGTTATGACGGTGTCGATCTGGCTGCGGCGGCGAAGCGCAACATCGCGGTCGGCCACAGCCCCGGCGCGAATGCAGCCTCGGTCGCCGACATCGCGGTGACGCTGATGCTGGCCACGACGCGAAGGCTGCTGGTGGCTGATGATTACGTGCGCGGCGGGAGCTGGGCGGCGGCGAAACCTTCGCCGATGATGCGCCCGCAGGCCGGGATGCCCGGCCGAAAAATCGGCATCTACGGCATGGGCGAGATCGGCCGCAAGATCGCCGCGCGCGTCGCCGCCTTCGAGACCGAAGTCGGCTATTTCAGCCGCAGCAAGCACGATGTGCCGTATCAATATTTTCCGAGCCTCGATGCGCTGGCCGAATGGTGCAGCGTGCTGATGATCGCGGTGCGGGCGGGCGCGGATACCCATCACGTCGTCAATGCCGATATCCTGCGCAGGCTTGGCAAGGACGGTTACGTCGTCAACATCTCGCGCGGCTCGGTGATCGACCAGGCAGCGCTGGTCGCGGCGCTGACGGATCAGACGATTGCCGGCGCGGGCCTCGACGTCTACGCCAAGGAGCCGCATGCGCCGGATGCGCTGACCGCGCTGCCGAATGTGGTGCTGTCGCCGCATATCGGCGGCCACACGCTGGAATCGCATGTGGCGATGCAGAACTGCGTGCTGGAAAATCTCGAAGCGTTCTTTGCCGGCAAGCCGCTCGCTTACCCCGTGACCAGCTGA
- a CDS encoding TetR family transcriptional regulator encodes MTDRRSPSVSSRKRPQQARSTELVAAILDAAVQVLAKEGAQRFTTARVAERAGVSVGSLYQYFPNKAAILFRLQSDEWRQTTELLRGILEDAGRPPLERLRTLVHTFIRSECDEAAVRVALDDAAPLYRDAPEAREARASGDRIVEAFMQEALPEASEATRILAGELITTTLSAVGKQFSESPRTSAEIETYADAVADMLCAYLEDLARR; translated from the coding sequence ATGACCGATCGTCGAAGCCCTTCAGTTTCCTCGCGAAAACGGCCGCAACAGGCCCGCTCGACCGAGCTCGTCGCGGCGATCCTGGATGCTGCTGTTCAGGTTTTGGCGAAGGAAGGCGCGCAGCGCTTCACCACTGCGCGGGTCGCCGAGAGGGCCGGCGTCAGCGTCGGATCGCTGTACCAGTACTTCCCGAACAAGGCCGCGATCCTGTTCCGGCTGCAAAGCGATGAGTGGCGGCAGACGACCGAATTGCTGCGCGGCATCCTCGAGGACGCCGGCAGGCCGCCGCTCGAACGGCTACGCACGCTGGTTCACACCTTCATCCGCTCGGAATGCGATGAGGCCGCGGTGCGTGTCGCACTCGATGACGCTGCCCCGCTCTATCGCGATGCCCCGGAAGCCCGCGAAGCGAGGGCCTCAGGCGACCGCATTGTCGAGGCATTCATGCAGGAAGCCCTGCCCGAAGCCTCAGAGGCGACGCGTATACTGGCCGGCGAGCTGATCACGACGACGCTCAGCGCGGTCGGGAAACAGTTTTCGGAAAGTCCCCGAACTTCCGCGGAGATCGAGACTTACGCCGACGCCGTGGCCGACATGCTGTGCGCGTACCTTGAAGATCTCGCCCGCCGCTGA
- a CDS encoding class I SAM-dependent methyltransferase: MTTLTTSPLKPLLDRLFEEADAASAETEAAVADLSDDARARLMRSKTDYRDLYRRLKNAPLPISRETGALLYMLARSNRARTIVEFGTSFGISTLHLAAALKDNGGGRLITTEFEPSKVARARDNLMAGGLVDLVEIREGDALQTLGVDLPDTIDLLLLDGAKALYPDILSLVESRLRPGALIVADNADNSPDYLARVRAPTGGYMSTPFGEDVELSMRIGSC, encoded by the coding sequence ATGACCACCCTGACCACCAGCCCGCTTAAGCCCCTGCTGGATCGCCTGTTCGAGGAGGCCGATGCGGCCTCGGCGGAGACCGAGGCGGCTGTGGCCGATCTCTCGGACGACGCGCGGGCGCGCCTGATGCGGAGCAAGACCGACTACCGCGACCTCTATCGGCGCCTGAAGAATGCGCCGCTTCCGATCTCGCGAGAGACCGGCGCGCTGCTGTATATGCTGGCGCGAAGCAACCGCGCACGGACGATCGTCGAGTTCGGGACCTCGTTCGGGATCTCGACCCTGCATCTTGCCGCAGCGCTCAAGGACAATGGCGGCGGCCGCCTGATCACCACGGAGTTCGAGCCGTCCAAGGTGGCGCGGGCCCGCGATAACCTGATGGCTGGCGGTCTTGTCGATCTCGTTGAGATCCGGGAAGGGGACGCCCTGCAGACGCTCGGCGTCGATCTCCCCGATACGATCGACCTGCTGCTGCTCGACGGTGCCAAGGCGCTCTATCCGGACATCTTGAGCCTGGTCGAGAGCCGCCTCCGGCCCGGCGCATTGATCGTCGCCGACAACGCCGATAACAGCCCAGACTACCTGGCACGCGTGCGCGCGCCAACTGGCGGCTACATGTCCACGCCCTTCGGCGAGGACGTCGAGCTATCCATGCGGATCGGTTCCTGCTGA
- a CDS encoding sigma-70 family RNA polymerase sigma factor, with translation MSTSSNKPHDNDPLAPHRGRLLGLAYRMLGSRSDAEDVVQDAYLRFTGAKDVHNPEAFLVTVVTRLCLDRLKSAKAQREIYVGPWLPEPVFDAEGLSADAATELADDLSFALLLALDRLSPMERAAFLLHDVFDTPFSEVATMLDRTEASCRQLASRARRAVRDNRPAPVRAPDNHARLLQAFSEAVASGNVAQLAALLREDAVALTDGGGRKTAARNPIIGPDRIARFFIGIAAKNAGHDMRIEPAMINGAAGALLYLDGELDNTMSMAIAGDKIAAIYIVRNPDKLRHLPR, from the coding sequence ATGTCGACGTCGTCAAACAAGCCGCATGACAACGACCCGCTGGCGCCCCATCGCGGGCGCCTGCTCGGGCTCGCCTATCGCATGCTCGGCAGCCGCAGCGACGCCGAAGACGTCGTGCAGGATGCCTATTTGCGCTTTACCGGCGCAAAGGACGTCCACAATCCGGAAGCCTTTCTCGTCACCGTGGTAACCCGGCTCTGTCTCGACCGCCTGAAAAGCGCAAAGGCGCAGCGCGAGATCTATGTCGGGCCATGGCTGCCCGAGCCGGTGTTCGATGCGGAGGGCCTGTCGGCCGATGCCGCGACCGAGCTCGCCGACGACCTTTCATTCGCGCTGCTGCTGGCACTCGACCGGCTGTCGCCGATGGAACGCGCAGCCTTCCTGCTGCACGACGTGTTCGACACGCCGTTTTCCGAAGTCGCCACGATGCTCGACCGCACCGAAGCGTCCTGCCGGCAACTGGCCTCCCGCGCCCGCCGTGCCGTGCGCGACAATCGTCCCGCGCCGGTACGGGCGCCCGACAATCACGCTCGCCTGCTGCAGGCCTTCAGCGAGGCCGTCGCCAGCGGCAATGTTGCACAGCTTGCCGCACTGCTGCGCGAGGATGCGGTGGCGCTGACCGACGGCGGCGGCCGCAAGACCGCGGCCCGCAATCCGATCATTGGACCGGACAGGATTGCGCGCTTCTTCATCGGCATTGCCGCCAAGAACGCCGGTCACGACATGCGCATCGAGCCCGCCATGATCAACGGCGCCGCCGGCGCCCTGCTCTATCTGGACGGTGAGCTCGACAACACCATGAGCATGGCGATAGCAGGCGACAAGATTGCCGCGATCTATATCGTCCGCAATCCCGACAAGCTGCGCCATCTGCCGCGTTGA
- the rplJ gene encoding 50S ribosomal protein L10 — MERAAKKDAVDQLNGVFKTTSVAIVAHYSGLTVAQMQKLRMQMKQAGASVKVSKNRLAKIALEGTDVVAIGSLLKGPTVIATSNDPVAAPKVAVEFAKTNGRFVILGGSMGKTVLDVNGVKALASLPSLDELRGKLVGLLVAPATKLAQLSNAPAAKLARVIQAHASKGEAA; from the coding sequence GTGGAAAGAGCGGCAAAAAAGGACGCGGTCGATCAGCTCAACGGGGTCTTTAAGACCACGAGCGTCGCGATCGTCGCCCACTATTCCGGCCTCACCGTGGCCCAGATGCAGAAGCTGCGCATGCAGATGAAGCAGGCGGGTGCGTCGGTGAAGGTCTCGAAAAACCGTCTCGCCAAAATTGCTCTTGAAGGCACTGACGTCGTTGCCATCGGCTCCCTTCTGAAGGGGCCGACCGTGATCGCCACTTCGAACGATCCGGTAGCGGCGCCGAAGGTTGCCGTCGAATTCGCCAAGACGAACGGGCGGTTCGTCATTCTCGGCGGCTCGATGGGTAAAACCGTCCTGGATGTGAACGGCGTGAAGGCGCTTGCCTCGCTGCCGTCGCTGGACGAACTGCGCGGCAAGCTTGTCGGCCTCCTGGTGGCGCCGGCGACCAAGCTCGCTCAGCTCTCCAATGCGCCCGCAGCCAAGCTCGCGCGCGTCATTCAGGCTCATGCCTCAAAGGGCGAAGCGGCCTGA
- the rplL gene encoding 50S ribosomal protein L7/L12 — protein MADLQKIVDDLSSLTVLEAAELAKLLEEKWGVSAAAAVAVAAPGGGGAAAAPAEEKTDFTVVLAAAGDKKIEVIKEVRAITGLGLKEAKDLVEGAPKPLKEGVNKEEADKIKAQLEKAGAKVELK, from the coding sequence ATGGCTGACTTGCAGAAAATCGTCGACGACCTCTCGAGCCTCACCGTGCTCGAAGCCGCCGAGCTCGCGAAGCTCCTCGAAGAAAAGTGGGGCGTTTCCGCCGCTGCCGCTGTTGCCGTTGCCGCCCCGGGCGGCGGTGGCGCTGCTGCTGCTCCGGCTGAAGAGAAGACCGACTTCACGGTCGTGCTGGCTGCCGCTGGCGACAAGAAGATCGAGGTCATCAAGGAAGTCCGCGCCATCACCGGTCTCGGCCTGAAGGAAGCCAAGGACCTCGTCGAAGGCGCTCCGAAGCCGCTGAAGGAAGGCGTGAACAAGGAAGAAGCCGACAAGATCAAGGCCCAGCTCGAAAAGGCTGGCGCGAAGGTTGAGCTGAAGTAA